Proteins encoded by one window of Channa argus isolate prfri chromosome 1, Channa argus male v1.0, whole genome shotgun sequence:
- the LOC137101797 gene encoding clathrin heavy chain linker domain-containing protein 1-like isoform X2, translating into MSEPQNSRSSSSTKEERRPTPEILISEKDERFIQSLFQFIEHEKRYLQCPEEGPDELRYLIYRFVFNKAEYDDTIRELKRRKKEADTSLQTLAALTSHHSKLVKTCQRRAAQLRDSLCVLQRETAELQEEIKRQKLLKEQSTWIPGLTVAESKDPKALDKHMKYLVAQRAALLVRKSHCVSVELKAELDTKLQAAEHQRDQLSIENDRLKVLYKRLRFVCDHLSSWENEGQKVPLEELLGSTLENIRQTNMMDNNGSGIDAELFESEEPIGVDESMFLTDYLHRFIELFDSGQYEDAALLAARSPHGVLRNLDIMDMFKGVKGHLGSVPPTLLFSQALLITAAAGDKLSGPLSLQVVHCFLQHGTLQLVTHAINQNKLTFSEDLGDILTEHAQKNPSVTDMCLALATTIYEACRLYRKIALNMCMRGLIHSATEFMNHCKDFTAEDCMWVLHHLPSLPLLQLLTEPQQGRAANLSVGLVCSSLLAEPQHQELALQLLDSFVGQGRGVLEEVMLEDCSSSIDVWTNMASMCSELNRANLSQAIISVLLDQSGTRVLSPDLEGARLMEHVFL; encoded by the exons ATGTCTGAGCCACAGAACTCCAGAAGTTCATCTTCCactaaagaagaaagaaggcCAACGCCTGAAATTTTGATATCTGAGAAGGACGAACGTTTTATTCAgtctttgtttcagtttattgAACATGAGAAACGGTACTTGCAGTGTCCGGAAGAGGGTCCGGACGAACTCCGGTATCTCATCTACCGCTTTGTGTTTAACAAG GCGGAGTACGATGATACCATCAGGGagctgaagaggaggaagaaggaagcCGACACCAGCTTGCAAACTCTGGCAGCTTTGACATCACACCACTCAAAATTAGTAAAAACCTGCCAGAGACGAGCTGCCCAGCTGAGGGACAG CCTCTGTGTCCTTcaaagagaaacagcagaacTTCAAGAGGAGATCAAGAGACAAAAATTACTTAAAGAGCAGAGCACATGGATACCTG GTTTGACAGTGGCTGAGTCTAAGGATCCCAAGGCTCTGGACAAGCACATGAAATATCTTGTGGCCCAGAGAGCTGCTTTACTGGTCAGGAAGAGTCACTGCGTCTCTGTGGAGCTAAAAGCAGAGCTGGACACCAAGCTGCAGGCCGCTGAGCACCAAAGAGATCAGCTGAGCATTGAGAATGACCGACTAAAAGTCCT atATAAGCGCCTGAGGTTTGTATGTGACCATCTGTCCAGCTGGGAGAATGAGGGGCAGAAGGTTCCTCTAGAGGAACTCCTGGGTTCCACACTGGAGAACATCAGGCAGACCAACA TGATGGACAATAACGGCAGCGGCATTGATGCTGAGCTGTTTGAGAGTGAAGAGCCAATTGGAGTTGATGAGTCCATGTTCCTGACAGATTACCTGCACAG gtTTATTGAGCTATTTGATTCAGGTCAGTATGAGGACGCTGCTCTCCTTGCCGCCAGATCTCCTCATGGAGTCCTGAGGAACCTCGACATCATGGACATGTTCAAAG GTGTGAAGGGCCACCTGGGGTCAGTACCCCCCACCCTCCTCTTCTCCCAGGCCCTTCTGATCACTGCCGCGGCTGGTGACAAGCTGTCCGGTCCTCTCTCGCTTCAGGTTGTCCACTGTTTCTTGCAGCATGGAACCTTGCAGCTTGTCACTCACGCTATCAACCAGAACAa ACTGACCTTCTCTGAGGATCTGGGCGACATCCTGACTGAGCATGCACAGAAGAACCCCAGTGTAACTGATATGTGTCTGGCATTGGCCACCACCATCTATGAGGCCTGCAGGCTGTACAGGAAGATCGCACTGAACATGTGCATGAGAGGCCTGATCCATAGCGCCACAGAATTCATGAACCACTGCAAGGACTTCACAGCAG AGGACTGTATGTGGGTTTTGCATCACTTGCCCAGCCTCCCACTACTCCAGCTGTTGACAGAGCCTCAGCAGGGGCGGGCGGCCAACTTGTCAGTGGGCCTGGTCTGTTCCAGTCTCCTGGCTGAGCCTCAGCACCAGGAATTGGCTCTGCAGCTTCTGGACAGCTTCGTCGGCCAAGGACGAG GGGTTTTGGAGGAGGTGATGCTGGAAGACTGCAGCTCTTCTATCGACGTTTGGACGAATATGGCGTCCATGTGCTCGGAACTTAACCGAGCCAACCTGAGCCAGGCCATCATATCCGTTCTGCTGGACCAGAGTGGGACCAGAGTCCTGTCCCCAGACCTGGAGGGAGCTCGGCTTATGGAACATGTCTTCCTGTGA
- the LOC137101797 gene encoding clathrin heavy chain linker domain-containing protein 1-like isoform X1, translating to MSEPQNSRSSSSTKEERRPTPEILISEKDERFIQSLFQFIEHEKRYLQCPEEGPDELRYLIYRFVFNKVIARSKAYTRLLLIIKAEYDDTIRELKRRKKEADTSLQTLAALTSHHSKLVKTCQRRAAQLRDSLCVLQRETAELQEEIKRQKLLKEQSTWIPGLTVAESKDPKALDKHMKYLVAQRAALLVRKSHCVSVELKAELDTKLQAAEHQRDQLSIENDRLKVLYKRLRFVCDHLSSWENEGQKVPLEELLGSTLENIRQTNMMDNNGSGIDAELFESEEPIGVDESMFLTDYLHRFIELFDSGQYEDAALLAARSPHGVLRNLDIMDMFKGVKGHLGSVPPTLLFSQALLITAAAGDKLSGPLSLQVVHCFLQHGTLQLVTHAINQNKLTFSEDLGDILTEHAQKNPSVTDMCLALATTIYEACRLYRKIALNMCMRGLIHSATEFMNHCKDFTAEDCMWVLHHLPSLPLLQLLTEPQQGRAANLSVGLVCSSLLAEPQHQELALQLLDSFVGQGRGVLEEVMLEDCSSSIDVWTNMASMCSELNRANLSQAIISVLLDQSGTRVLSPDLEGARLMEHVFL from the exons ATGTCTGAGCCACAGAACTCCAGAAGTTCATCTTCCactaaagaagaaagaaggcCAACGCCTGAAATTTTGATATCTGAGAAGGACGAACGTTTTATTCAgtctttgtttcagtttattgAACATGAGAAACGGTACTTGCAGTGTCCGGAAGAGGGTCCGGACGAACTCCGGTATCTCATCTACCGCTTTGTGTTTAACAAG GTGATTGCACGATCAAAGGCTTATACAAGACTTCTTTTGATTATAAAGGCGGAGTACGATGATACCATCAGGGagctgaagaggaggaagaaggaagcCGACACCAGCTTGCAAACTCTGGCAGCTTTGACATCACACCACTCAAAATTAGTAAAAACCTGCCAGAGACGAGCTGCCCAGCTGAGGGACAG CCTCTGTGTCCTTcaaagagaaacagcagaacTTCAAGAGGAGATCAAGAGACAAAAATTACTTAAAGAGCAGAGCACATGGATACCTG GTTTGACAGTGGCTGAGTCTAAGGATCCCAAGGCTCTGGACAAGCACATGAAATATCTTGTGGCCCAGAGAGCTGCTTTACTGGTCAGGAAGAGTCACTGCGTCTCTGTGGAGCTAAAAGCAGAGCTGGACACCAAGCTGCAGGCCGCTGAGCACCAAAGAGATCAGCTGAGCATTGAGAATGACCGACTAAAAGTCCT atATAAGCGCCTGAGGTTTGTATGTGACCATCTGTCCAGCTGGGAGAATGAGGGGCAGAAGGTTCCTCTAGAGGAACTCCTGGGTTCCACACTGGAGAACATCAGGCAGACCAACA TGATGGACAATAACGGCAGCGGCATTGATGCTGAGCTGTTTGAGAGTGAAGAGCCAATTGGAGTTGATGAGTCCATGTTCCTGACAGATTACCTGCACAG gtTTATTGAGCTATTTGATTCAGGTCAGTATGAGGACGCTGCTCTCCTTGCCGCCAGATCTCCTCATGGAGTCCTGAGGAACCTCGACATCATGGACATGTTCAAAG GTGTGAAGGGCCACCTGGGGTCAGTACCCCCCACCCTCCTCTTCTCCCAGGCCCTTCTGATCACTGCCGCGGCTGGTGACAAGCTGTCCGGTCCTCTCTCGCTTCAGGTTGTCCACTGTTTCTTGCAGCATGGAACCTTGCAGCTTGTCACTCACGCTATCAACCAGAACAa ACTGACCTTCTCTGAGGATCTGGGCGACATCCTGACTGAGCATGCACAGAAGAACCCCAGTGTAACTGATATGTGTCTGGCATTGGCCACCACCATCTATGAGGCCTGCAGGCTGTACAGGAAGATCGCACTGAACATGTGCATGAGAGGCCTGATCCATAGCGCCACAGAATTCATGAACCACTGCAAGGACTTCACAGCAG AGGACTGTATGTGGGTTTTGCATCACTTGCCCAGCCTCCCACTACTCCAGCTGTTGACAGAGCCTCAGCAGGGGCGGGCGGCCAACTTGTCAGTGGGCCTGGTCTGTTCCAGTCTCCTGGCTGAGCCTCAGCACCAGGAATTGGCTCTGCAGCTTCTGGACAGCTTCGTCGGCCAAGGACGAG GGGTTTTGGAGGAGGTGATGCTGGAAGACTGCAGCTCTTCTATCGACGTTTGGACGAATATGGCGTCCATGTGCTCGGAACTTAACCGAGCCAACCTGAGCCAGGCCATCATATCCGTTCTGCTGGACCAGAGTGGGACCAGAGTCCTGTCCCCAGACCTGGAGGGAGCTCGGCTTATGGAACATGTCTTCCTGTGA